Proteins encoded by one window of Desulfovibrio ferrophilus:
- a CDS encoding sensor histidine kinase, with translation MFRSLYGKIFLWFCLTVILGFVATILAAYLFNMPGGPQDIGPISRLNHMTAHGMARAYTEEGQPGLLDFLDSFHSDTRCTARLFDATGKELSGLPVSSKIKKAVETHLASPNPVPPKEITSRPSWKRPPGPPPGVDSMSHAHTTQSIRFSTPRGDMFVAIIQFPSPLHFIRLQFSQKPPFRLIIFLAAGFLLSYLLARYLTTPVRKLQQAARKLGHGDLSARVTDGSMNYSEFRELGHEFNRMAGRVEKLVRSQQQLIRDISHELRSPLTRMKLSLELARKRSDPVCQAELDRIEADTARLEELVGQSLAFAHMDKLEDDLELEMVNLGALLISVARDADLEAQVKNVNLAVNVKNVVMLNANTELLRRTLENILRNAVRHCPPGKCVETTLATDDSASQAIISIRDYGAGVPEEHLSELFKPFFRSESSRDRGTGGTGLGLAIAWRAVKLHGGDISVANADGGGLVVEVRLPLPA, from the coding sequence TTGTTCCGCAGTCTCTACGGAAAGATTTTTCTCTGGTTCTGCCTGACGGTCATCCTTGGGTTCGTGGCGACCATTCTGGCGGCTTACCTCTTTAATATGCCTGGAGGCCCACAGGATATCGGCCCCATCTCGCGGCTCAATCACATGACCGCCCATGGCATGGCTCGTGCCTATACCGAAGAAGGACAGCCAGGGCTGCTTGATTTCCTGGATTCTTTTCACAGTGACACCCGCTGTACAGCACGACTGTTCGACGCCACAGGCAAAGAGCTTTCCGGACTGCCCGTGTCTTCCAAGATTAAGAAGGCCGTGGAAACTCACCTGGCAAGCCCAAACCCCGTTCCTCCAAAGGAAATCACCTCCCGGCCATCCTGGAAGCGCCCTCCCGGCCCTCCTCCAGGAGTGGATAGCATGAGCCACGCCCACACGACGCAATCCATACGTTTCTCAACTCCACGGGGCGACATGTTCGTGGCGATCATTCAGTTCCCCAGCCCTCTGCATTTCATAAGATTGCAGTTCTCCCAAAAGCCACCATTCCGGTTAATCATCTTCCTGGCCGCAGGTTTTCTACTCTCGTACCTACTGGCACGTTACCTGACCACGCCCGTACGTAAACTCCAGCAAGCCGCGCGCAAACTGGGCCATGGCGACCTTTCGGCCCGTGTCACCGACGGATCGATGAACTACAGTGAATTCAGAGAATTAGGGCATGAGTTCAATCGCATGGCGGGACGAGTTGAAAAGCTGGTGCGTTCCCAACAACAGCTTATCCGCGACATTTCCCACGAATTACGGTCTCCATTAACCCGGATGAAACTGTCCCTTGAACTAGCCCGAAAACGTTCGGACCCGGTGTGTCAGGCTGAATTGGATCGCATCGAGGCGGATACCGCTCGCCTAGAAGAACTGGTGGGACAATCCCTGGCCTTTGCACACATGGACAAGCTTGAGGATGATCTGGAGTTGGAAATGGTCAACCTGGGGGCCCTACTCATCTCCGTGGCTCGGGATGCAGACCTCGAGGCCCAGGTCAAAAACGTGAATCTGGCCGTAAACGTCAAAAACGTGGTCATGCTCAACGCGAATACCGAACTGTTGCGCCGCACATTGGAAAACATCCTGCGCAATGCCGTGCGCCATTGCCCTCCTGGCAAATGCGTGGAAACCACTCTTGCTACGGACGATTCCGCCAGCCAGGCCATCATCTCCATTCGTGACTATGGGGCGGGCGTTCCCGAAGAGCACCTCTCCGAGCTATTCAAGCCCTTCTTCCGCTCCGAATCTTCCCGAGACCGGGGAACCGGCGGGACCGGGCTTGGACTGGCCATTGCCTGGCGCGCAGTCAAACTACATGGCGGAGATATTTCCGTTGCCAACGCCGATGGCGGAGGGTTGGTTGTGGAGGTCAGGCTCCCCTTACCCGCTTAG
- a CDS encoding response regulator transcription factor produces the protein MRDKMERILVIDDDMELCSLLEEYLTPEGFLTTAENNGEKGLATAKKGQHDLVILDVMLPGMSGFDVLHSLREWSSVPVIMLTARGEDVDRVVGLEMGADDYMPKPFLPRELVARIRAVLRRSRRESPLAGTHRTLCVGDVEIDTGARVAKVSGKSTRLTDAEFVILEKLLAEAGGVVSREQLSLAALGRESGPEDRSLDVHISNLRRKLGKTIDGIPRIKAVRGAGYLYTLPLRADALS, from the coding sequence ATGAGGGATAAAATGGAACGAATCCTGGTCATCGATGATGATATGGAACTGTGCTCTCTGCTCGAGGAGTATCTGACCCCCGAGGGGTTTCTCACAACCGCCGAGAACAACGGCGAAAAAGGCCTTGCCACGGCAAAAAAAGGACAGCATGACTTGGTCATACTCGATGTGATGCTGCCCGGCATGAGCGGATTCGACGTACTGCACAGCCTGCGCGAATGGTCATCCGTACCGGTTATTATGCTCACAGCACGAGGCGAAGACGTGGACCGTGTGGTGGGATTGGAAATGGGCGCAGACGATTACATGCCCAAACCTTTTCTACCCAGAGAACTTGTCGCGCGCATTCGAGCCGTATTGCGGCGTTCCAGACGTGAGAGCCCCCTTGCGGGAACTCACAGAACGCTCTGTGTTGGCGACGTTGAGATCGACACTGGTGCTCGGGTTGCCAAGGTGAGCGGCAAATCCACGCGCCTGACGGATGCGGAATTTGTCATTCTGGAAAAACTGCTTGCCGAAGCCGGGGGCGTTGTCTCCCGCGAACAGCTCAGCCTGGCAGCACTGGGGCGTGAATCCGGCCCAGAAGACCGCAGTCTGGATGTCCACATCAGCAATCTGCGCCGCAAACTGGGTAAAACCATTGATGGCATCCCCCGCATCAAGGCAGTACGCGGAGCTGGCTATTTGTATACCTTGCCACTAAGAGCCGACGCTCTCTCATAA
- a CDS encoding RNA polymerase sigma factor — MSTTMDSTVDLHSCINGDKKSWNGFVDRYMPVVYAGVKKVIQSKIRRVNPEDIRDVTQNVFIRLVKRDFHLLRRYDSSRCSMVTYLTIIARSTALDFVRYGFFNSIPLDDFDRDLRVEAEEPFPGPEFPKGVLTERQLTVMRLLFCKDYDVSMAADALGIKAQTIRSIKHQALTRLRDHYNDEVRAS, encoded by the coding sequence ATGAGCACTACTATGGATTCAACTGTGGATTTGCACAGTTGTATTAATGGAGACAAGAAATCATGGAATGGATTTGTGGATCGATACATGCCTGTTGTCTATGCTGGTGTGAAAAAAGTCATCCAATCCAAGATTCGTAGGGTCAATCCTGAAGACATTCGTGATGTAACTCAGAATGTATTCATCAGGCTCGTCAAGAGGGATTTCCATTTGTTGCGTCGGTACGACTCCAGTCGCTGCTCTATGGTGACCTATCTGACGATCATTGCCCGCAGCACTGCGTTGGATTTCGTGCGTTACGGTTTCTTCAATTCGATTCCGCTGGACGATTTTGATCGCGATTTGCGGGTTGAAGCGGAAGAACCCTTTCCTGGGCCGGAATTTCCCAAGGGTGTCCTGACGGAGCGCCAGTTGACGGTCATGCGTCTGTTGTTCTGCAAGGACTACGACGTCTCCATGGCTGCTGATGCCTTGGGAATCAAGGCCCAGACAATTCGTAGCATCAAGCATCAAGCTCTGACCAGGCTCCGTGATCATTACAATGATGAAGTGAGAGCCTCATAG
- a CDS encoding zf-HC2 domain-containing protein produces MANVIKAYFGGEMKEVRPLGRRRKASADCIGLVTLGGYLDGSMADQDKTKVEAHLVECSTCRRVVVELYLLLRLRPAPPAPLELVKAAKALVHDGTLREDFVTQ; encoded by the coding sequence ATGGCGAATGTGATCAAGGCCTACTTTGGTGGCGAGATGAAGGAAGTGCGTCCTCTGGGGAGAAGGCGCAAGGCCTCCGCCGATTGCATCGGTCTGGTTACCCTGGGTGGGTATCTGGATGGATCCATGGCCGATCAGGACAAGACAAAGGTTGAGGCGCATCTGGTGGAGTGCTCGACGTGCCGCCGGGTCGTGGTGGAGTTGTATTTGTTGCTCCGCCTGCGTCCTGCACCCCCAGCCCCGCTGGAGTTGGTCAAGGCCGCCAAGGCCTTGGTGCATGACGGAACTTTGAGGGAAGATTTCGTTACGCAATAG
- a CDS encoding flagellar hook assembly protein FlgD codes for MSVSITDYLNSTYDSTLADTTASSELDQDAFLELLLTQLQWQDPMDPMDDTEMVAQLAEFSQLSSLEELNENMDTTVDMLANQLYISATSYVGKEVEAYGSSMSKDGDSISTVTYTLAGDASEVTAHIIDENNDIVASVVLGSEEAGSYSFEWDGLDSDGNEADDGSYAIAFTAYDSNDDSVSVSCSVSGLVSSVYVENGTTYLETTDGRIVAASNVSKVVDTSLSADSDSENSDD; via the coding sequence ATGTCGGTCTCTATTACAGATTATCTTAACTCCACTTATGATTCTACCCTGGCGGATACAACGGCCTCCAGTGAGCTGGATCAGGACGCATTTCTCGAACTGCTCCTGACCCAACTCCAATGGCAGGACCCGATGGACCCCATGGATGACACGGAAATGGTCGCCCAGTTGGCCGAGTTCTCTCAGCTGTCTTCACTCGAAGAGCTCAACGAGAACATGGACACCACCGTCGATATGCTGGCCAACCAACTCTACATCAGCGCAACGAGCTATGTGGGCAAAGAGGTCGAAGCTTACGGTTCATCCATGTCCAAGGATGGGGATTCCATCAGCACCGTGACCTACACCCTTGCCGGGGATGCCAGCGAAGTCACCGCGCACATCATTGATGAAAACAACGACATCGTCGCCAGTGTTGTCTTGGGTTCCGAGGAAGCCGGTTCCTACTCCTTTGAGTGGGATGGTCTGGATTCCGACGGCAATGAGGCCGACGACGGCTCCTATGCCATTGCCTTTACGGCCTACGATTCCAACGATGATTCGGTTTCGGTGTCTTGCAGCGTCTCCGGTCTGGTCAGCTCCGTTTATGTGGAGAATGGGACGACCTATCTGGAGACCACTGACGGGCGCATTGTCGCGGCGAGTAACGTTTCAAAGGTCGTGGATACTTCGTTGAGCGCTGATAGCGACTCCGAAAACTCCGACGATTAA
- a CDS encoding flagellar hook protein FlgE, which produces MSTTSSLYTGISGMLTASQGISVVSNNLANASTVGYKASVITFEDTFYQAISSANGWSQVGTGSQVSDIYGNFDQGSIETGTEATDVAISGNGYFQLKDSENGTLYYTRAGDFRFDSSGYLVDTHDYQVQGWAVDDDGNPVGALTSIQIDNSQSPPSPTSSVTMYTNLDSSADDNSTSATSPFFSMLENWDGTEDTPLGDELYEYSTTITTYDENGASHTLTVYYDPVSEDSYVNGNSGSTVYEYIVTCDPNEDGRTIDGQALSETSGGGLLMAGTLTFNSSGEVTSMTAYSLQSNASGDLTDLTNWTTADVSDNGLATFTANFTGADNANSTDDEASLDIELDFGISTGDTANPWSADTASNAGAIGTDFSAIGNFSDMELGSTAVTSYNDSSTTLSQSQDGYGSGYLLELSVSNDGVITGTYSNGQIDDLYVLCLADFASEDGLQRAGGSLFTQTRDSGEAITGTANTGSLGYVQSNALESSNVDMASEMVDMIVYQRVYDAASKVISTADTMLQTAIALKR; this is translated from the coding sequence ATGAGCACGACGAGTAGTCTTTACACCGGAATCTCCGGCATGTTGACTGCCAGCCAGGGCATTTCCGTGGTGAGTAACAACCTCGCCAACGCCAGTACCGTTGGCTACAAAGCGTCCGTTATTACCTTTGAAGACACCTTCTATCAGGCAATCAGCTCTGCCAATGGCTGGAGCCAGGTGGGTACTGGGTCTCAGGTTTCCGATATCTATGGTAATTTTGATCAGGGCTCAATTGAGACCGGTACCGAAGCCACAGACGTCGCCATCAGTGGCAATGGCTATTTTCAGCTGAAAGATTCCGAAAACGGCACGCTGTACTATACTCGGGCCGGTGATTTCCGCTTCGATTCCAGCGGGTATCTGGTTGATACTCATGACTACCAGGTCCAGGGCTGGGCAGTGGATGATGACGGCAATCCTGTGGGCGCATTGACCAGTATTCAGATTGACAATTCCCAGTCTCCACCAAGTCCGACGAGCAGCGTGACCATGTACACCAACCTGGATTCGTCTGCTGATGACAATTCCACCAGTGCCACAAGTCCGTTCTTCTCCATGCTTGAGAATTGGGATGGCACCGAAGATACACCTCTTGGCGATGAACTCTACGAGTATTCGACGACCATCACCACCTACGATGAGAATGGGGCTTCGCATACGCTGACCGTGTACTACGACCCCGTCAGCGAAGACTCCTATGTCAATGGGAATTCGGGTTCCACGGTCTACGAATATATCGTGACGTGCGATCCCAACGAGGATGGTCGAACCATTGACGGTCAGGCTCTCAGCGAGACCTCGGGTGGTGGCCTGCTTATGGCCGGCACTCTGACCTTCAATTCTTCGGGGGAGGTCACGAGCATGACCGCCTACAGTCTGCAAAGTAACGCCTCGGGCGATCTAACCGACCTGACCAATTGGACCACCGCGGATGTCTCGGACAATGGGTTGGCCACATTCACGGCCAACTTCACCGGCGCGGATAACGCCAATAGCACCGACGATGAAGCATCGTTGGATATCGAGTTGGACTTCGGCATCAGTACCGGTGATACGGCCAACCCCTGGAGCGCGGACACGGCATCCAACGCAGGGGCCATCGGCACCGACTTCTCGGCCATTGGCAACTTCTCGGACATGGAACTCGGCTCGACCGCCGTGACCAGCTATAATGACTCTTCCACTACCTTGAGCCAGTCCCAGGACGGATATGGCTCCGGCTATCTGCTTGAACTCTCGGTCAGTAACGACGGAGTAATCACCGGCACCTATTCCAATGGTCAGATCGACGATCTCTATGTGCTTTGTCTAGCGGACTTCGCCAGTGAAGACGGATTGCAACGCGCTGGAGGCAGCCTGTTTACCCAAACTCGGGATTCGGGAGAGGCCATTACGGGGACGGCCAACACCGGGAGCCTGGGCTACGTCCAGTCCAATGCTCTGGAGTCTTCGAACGTGGATATGGCCTCGGAGATGGTTGACATGATCGTCTACCAACGTGTCTACGACGCCGCGAGTAAAGTCATCTCTACGGCAGACACTATGCTCCAGACCGCTATTGCGCTGAAGCGTTAA
- the flgK gene encoding flagellar hook-associated protein FlgK, translated as MSDPILSTAWSALNASQYALSVHSNNVANADTEGYCRQTVTLTESYVVDSPNGYLGMGVSTEEAERAFSLYIEAMYLDESTDASRWSTEAEWLGYIENVFDQSEENGLNNALAELFQAWEDLSAYPDDESTRSALLGATETLNSILSDMGEDLESQQELIETEIQSQVADVNSIMEDLATLNIQIAREPGNNTLLDARDLLVRDLADLMDVETQYAENGQVTVYLESGQMLVDGEKAYEITYEDAKSWASLTGDSSFEGTAYFEGESSNEIVLEVVTAGTVDGGAGAAQYRVSLDGGQTWQTDDDGNELLYSADGESGAIEVDGVTIWLGDSSDSSALASGELAVGDSFTVMAKSGVYWYKNTSTSENITPLASVSGGDEDDRLTGGSLAGLFSVRDSELGSYIEELDAFAQSLIWETNFASSQGAGLTNYSQVTGTYAAEDSAAAMADSGLAFADNLQSGTFSIALYDETTGDVLEVTAVDFTSVTGSATFDPATDSLDDVAQAINDTYGGQLTATITNGQLNISAASGVEFQFAGDTSGILAASGINTFYTGSTAEDIGINASVLSDTNRINAAVVEATGDIGEGDNTVALAVADLADKDITITTQSGDQSTMTLSEYVNALVAEVGADSSTAQANKSYYSTLADELAQQQESVSGVSLDEELIKIEQYQRLYQVASSLIETSNEMFATLMSMVS; from the coding sequence ATGTCTGATCCCATCCTGAGCACGGCCTGGAGTGCGCTGAATGCATCGCAGTATGCCTTGAGTGTACATTCCAACAACGTCGCCAATGCCGATACCGAGGGCTATTGTCGCCAGACAGTAACCCTGACCGAAAGCTATGTCGTTGACTCTCCAAATGGATATTTGGGGATGGGGGTGTCTACCGAAGAAGCAGAGCGCGCGTTCAGCCTCTATATCGAGGCGATGTATCTGGACGAAAGTACCGACGCCAGCCGATGGTCAACCGAGGCCGAGTGGTTGGGGTATATCGAGAATGTTTTCGACCAGAGCGAGGAGAATGGACTCAATAATGCCCTGGCCGAACTGTTTCAGGCCTGGGAGGACCTCTCCGCCTATCCTGATGATGAATCGACCAGATCAGCCTTGTTGGGGGCGACTGAAACGCTGAACTCCATTCTCTCTGACATGGGTGAGGATCTGGAATCTCAACAGGAGCTCATCGAAACCGAAATCCAGTCCCAGGTCGCAGATGTCAACTCCATCATGGAGGATCTGGCAACTCTGAACATTCAGATCGCCCGGGAACCTGGCAATAATACATTGCTTGATGCCCGTGATCTTCTGGTCCGTGACTTGGCGGACTTGATGGACGTGGAGACCCAGTATGCCGAGAACGGCCAGGTGACTGTCTACCTGGAGTCCGGGCAGATGCTGGTGGACGGAGAAAAGGCCTATGAGATCACCTATGAAGATGCCAAGTCCTGGGCCTCGCTGACAGGCGACTCCAGCTTCGAGGGAACGGCCTATTTTGAAGGAGAGTCCAGTAATGAAATCGTTCTTGAGGTCGTAACCGCAGGTACCGTTGATGGTGGAGCAGGGGCCGCGCAGTACAGAGTGTCCCTTGATGGTGGTCAGACCTGGCAGACCGACGACGACGGCAATGAACTGCTGTATAGCGCCGACGGCGAGTCTGGGGCCATCGAGGTGGATGGGGTGACCATCTGGTTGGGTGATTCCAGTGATTCGAGTGCATTGGCAAGCGGCGAACTGGCCGTGGGTGACTCCTTCACTGTCATGGCGAAGAGCGGGGTCTATTGGTATAAAAATACCTCAACCTCCGAGAACATCACTCCTTTGGCCAGCGTTTCCGGTGGCGATGAGGATGACCGGCTGACAGGTGGTAGCCTGGCGGGGTTATTCTCTGTCCGTGACTCGGAACTGGGCAGTTATATCGAGGAACTCGATGCTTTTGCGCAAAGTCTGATCTGGGAAACCAATTTTGCCTCCAGTCAGGGTGCGGGGCTGACCAACTACAGTCAGGTGACGGGCACCTATGCGGCTGAGGATAGTGCCGCCGCCATGGCTGATAGCGGGTTGGCCTTTGCCGATAACCTGCAAAGTGGAACCTTCTCCATCGCCCTGTACGACGAAACCACAGGCGATGTGTTGGAGGTTACGGCTGTCGATTTTACCAGTGTTACAGGATCGGCCACCTTCGATCCTGCAACGGACTCTTTGGACGATGTGGCTCAGGCCATCAATGACACCTACGGCGGGCAACTCACCGCCACCATTACCAATGGGCAATTGAACATCTCTGCAGCCAGTGGGGTGGAGTTCCAGTTTGCCGGCGATACCTCCGGCATTCTCGCCGCCTCCGGCATCAATACTTTCTACACTGGTTCTACGGCTGAGGATATTGGCATCAACGCTTCGGTGCTGTCCGACACCAATCGAATCAATGCCGCTGTCGTGGAGGCCACGGGCGACATCGGGGAAGGGGACAATACCGTAGCCCTGGCTGTTGCGGATCTGGCGGACAAGGACATCACCATCACCACTCAGAGTGGAGATCAAAGCACGATGACCTTGTCCGAATATGTCAATGCTCTGGTGGCTGAGGTGGGGGCGGATTCCTCAACTGCCCAAGCCAACAAGAGCTACTACTCGACGTTGGCAGACGAATTGGCTCAGCAGCAGGAGTCCGTTTCCGGTGTCAGTTTGGATGAAGAACTGATCAAGATTGAGCAATATCAGCGTTTGTACCAGGTCGCATCCTCCTTGATCGAAACATCCAACGAAATGTTCGCCACCTTGATGAGCATGGTGTCCTAG
- a CDS encoding flagellin, translating into MRVSNSMIWGSVISSTNKALSDYYALSEQNSTMKKVNSPSDDASATGSLLNLRDSLSALEQYQENIDTAAGYLSSADDALTTMSDLITYVMELAEQGATGTLSEAQRESLGEQVVEYYEEMISVANTEFMDDSIFAGQQTDVDTYAMGLGADVTSGTMTEADILTITGDTDHVYQVEFLGADTVGATASGDVDYQYSTDGGETWTIATLAMGDTTLDFGGVQVELADGTVVSDESDAAGASAFVIRPAAIYQGDDADGAEVMQYGSSSLTIEAEGSFSSKIAVRIDTGGDVTTDTIEYSYSTDGGSTWVEGNQADDGLLTVPGGTLSLQPDGGTTVAAGEQFVISPHTADIELSITDSSTITINNVGKDIFGGLYQAPGEDYATAEDEPNLFETVGELVGALSTNDQDAIAACLEKLSNAQEVVTSAAADVGAREQRLTAAEYTLEIRSGNQTSQLSDIEDVDIITLSVQLEAAEAVYTSVVETSTNIMQLSLINYI; encoded by the coding sequence ATGCGTGTTTCCAATTCAATGATCTGGGGTTCGGTGATCAGTTCCACCAACAAGGCCTTGTCAGATTATTATGCCTTGTCCGAGCAGAATTCCACGATGAAGAAGGTGAACTCGCCCAGCGATGACGCCTCTGCTACCGGATCTCTTTTGAATCTGCGTGATAGTCTTTCCGCTCTGGAGCAGTACCAGGAGAATATCGATACAGCGGCGGGATACCTGTCGTCAGCTGACGATGCCCTGACCACCATGAGTGATCTGATTACCTATGTCATGGAATTGGCAGAGCAGGGGGCCACGGGGACTCTGTCTGAGGCCCAGCGCGAAAGCCTTGGTGAGCAGGTTGTGGAATATTATGAGGAAATGATCTCAGTAGCCAATACAGAGTTCATGGATGACAGCATCTTTGCCGGTCAACAGACCGATGTGGATACCTATGCCATGGGGTTGGGTGCGGATGTTACCAGTGGGACTATGACCGAAGCGGACATTCTCACGATTACTGGTGACACTGACCACGTCTATCAGGTCGAATTTCTGGGGGCCGACACCGTTGGAGCGACTGCCTCCGGGGATGTGGATTACCAGTATTCCACGGATGGAGGGGAGACCTGGACCATAGCCACCCTTGCCATGGGTGACACAACTCTGGATTTTGGCGGTGTTCAGGTGGAATTGGCCGATGGTACCGTGGTCAGCGACGAGAGTGACGCCGCGGGGGCAAGCGCTTTTGTGATACGTCCTGCGGCCATTTATCAGGGCGACGATGCTGATGGTGCCGAAGTCATGCAGTATGGTTCGTCATCGTTGACGATTGAGGCCGAAGGCTCGTTTTCATCCAAGATCGCCGTGCGTATCGATACCGGTGGCGATGTGACCACCGATACTATTGAATATTCCTACAGCACGGACGGCGGATCGACCTGGGTCGAAGGCAATCAAGCCGATGATGGCTTATTGACTGTGCCTGGAGGCACGCTGAGTTTGCAGCCTGATGGCGGCACAACAGTGGCTGCAGGAGAGCAATTCGTTATTTCACCTCACACGGCAGACATCGAGCTGTCCATCACAGATTCTTCAACCATTACTATCAATAACGTCGGTAAGGATATTTTCGGAGGCTTGTACCAGGCTCCCGGTGAGGACTATGCCACGGCCGAGGACGAGCCCAATCTTTTTGAGACTGTTGGTGAATTGGTTGGGGCACTCAGCACCAATGATCAGGATGCCATCGCTGCATGCCTGGAGAAATTGTCCAACGCGCAGGAGGTGGTCACCTCCGCCGCAGCGGATGTCGGGGCACGCGAGCAGCGATTGACCGCGGCTGAATACACCCTCGAAATTCGCAGTGGTAACCAGACGTCTCAACTTTCAGATATTGAAGACGTCGACATCATTACGCTTTCTGTCCAGCTGGAAGCAGCCGAGGCCGTCTACACATCCGTGGTCGAGACCTCAACGAATATCATGCAGCTTTCATTGATCAATTATATCTAG
- the fliD gene encoding flagellar filament capping protein FliD: protein MADYTSGAIYFTGLGNGTDFDSIIEATVEAESVRLNQLTEWEEYWQEKSDSLEELNTALVSMRSSLESMDTVTEFAEKSASSSDTSVLSATADGDAVDASHTIEINQLAQNDIWTNTTTGHSDSADSITSTDAVFAFSYAGEEYSLDVSAGTSLSELVDMINANPDSKSDVRATMINDGSEYHLQLYGMDMGEDNTVAITANTTLAGYDAADFENTQIAQSAEIKVDGYPTGADEWITRDTNTISDVLDGVTLSLANVGITTLNVTTDTDAIKDKIVEFVESVNEIRLLIQELTYVDDDAAGSVMTGNYGVDIVKQNLQNITASKGLGFSYYDSDSGIGDYYSTLSQLGISTDADESSETYGQLLIDEDELDDALETDSDAVIDLFAASEEGSSDSSDMTYVSSVDGLTSPGDHDVVYEISGGVIISATINGESCTIDGNTITGDYGTDASGMEVRANTMVDGVYTGTVSVKQGKIGEMADEMTRLTDSESGILVIIQENYDDIVANTQESIETEEDRLALFEDRLRERYAALEETLSEYDSIDATLDTLINSLTSFSS from the coding sequence ATGGCTGATTATACATCCGGAGCCATCTATTTCACGGGACTGGGCAATGGCACTGACTTCGATTCTATCATCGAGGCCACTGTCGAAGCTGAAAGCGTCCGACTCAACCAGTTGACGGAATGGGAAGAGTATTGGCAGGAAAAATCGGATTCACTCGAGGAATTGAATACGGCTCTGGTCAGTATGCGATCTTCTCTTGAATCCATGGACACGGTTACGGAATTTGCCGAGAAATCAGCAAGTTCCTCCGATACATCCGTGCTGAGTGCTACTGCTGATGGAGACGCCGTGGATGCGTCGCATACCATTGAAATCAATCAACTGGCTCAGAATGATATCTGGACCAACACCACAACAGGTCATTCGGATTCGGCGGATTCCATCACCAGTACGGATGCAGTGTTCGCATTTTCCTATGCCGGAGAGGAATACAGTCTTGATGTGTCTGCGGGGACATCCCTGAGTGAGTTGGTGGATATGATCAATGCCAATCCCGACAGCAAGAGTGATGTCCGTGCGACCATGATCAATGACGGTAGCGAGTATCATCTCCAGCTCTATGGAATGGATATGGGCGAAGACAACACCGTGGCGATAACTGCCAATACAACGCTTGCGGGATATGATGCCGCAGATTTCGAAAATACCCAGATAGCGCAGAGCGCGGAAATCAAGGTCGATGGCTACCCCACGGGCGCAGATGAGTGGATCACGCGTGATACCAATACGATCAGCGATGTTCTTGATGGCGTGACTCTGTCTCTGGCCAATGTCGGAATCACCACTTTGAATGTCACAACCGACACTGATGCCATTAAGGACAAGATTGTAGAGTTTGTGGAGTCGGTCAACGAAATCCGGTTGTTGATTCAGGAGCTGACTTATGTGGATGACGATGCCGCAGGTTCGGTCATGACCGGCAACTACGGTGTGGATATCGTCAAGCAGAATTTGCAAAATATCACGGCTTCCAAAGGGCTTGGGTTCAGCTACTATGATTCGGACAGTGGGATTGGTGATTATTATTCGACGCTTTCCCAACTGGGAATCAGTACGGATGCGGACGAGAGTTCCGAAACGTATGGCCAGTTGCTTATCGACGAGGATGAGCTGGACGATGCCCTGGAAACCGATTCGGATGCAGTCATTGATCTTTTTGCAGCAAGTGAAGAAGGTTCATCTGATTCTTCAGACATGACGTATGTCTCTTCGGTTGACGGGCTGACAAGTCCCGGTGACCATGATGTGGTCTATGAGATTTCCGGTGGCGTCATCATCAGTGCCACTATCAATGGTGAAAGCTGTACCATTGATGGCAATACGATTACGGGCGATTATGGTACCGATGCCTCTGGTATGGAGGTGCGGGCGAATACGATGGTGGACGGAGTCTATACCGGGACCGTCTCTGTCAAGCAGGGGAAGATCGGTGAAATGGCTGACGAGATGACTCGTCTGACCGATTCGGAAAGTGGGATTCTGGTGATCATCCAGGAAAACTATGATGACATCGTTGCCAACACTCAGGAGTCCATCGAAACTGAAGAGGATCGCCTTGCCCTCTTTGAGGACCGCTTGCGCGAGCGTTATGCTGCCCTGGAAGAGACCTTGTCCGAATACGACAGCATCGACGCCACGCTTGATACACTGATCAACTCCCTGACGAGTTTCTCCTCTTAA